GCAGGTCCTCGACGCCATGACCAACCCGCCTACCGACACCCGCGCCTACTTCCGCGGCGAATGCCTGCGCCGCTTCGGCGCCGACATCGCGGCGGCCAGCTGGGACTCGGTGATCTTCGACCTGGGCGGCGACTCCCTCGTCCGCATCCCCACCCTGGAACCCCGCCGCGGCACCAAAGCCCACGTCGGCAAACTCCTCGACGGCGTGACCACCGCCGCCGACCTGGTGGAGCAGCTGACGACGTAGCCTCCGGCACGCGCCGGGTCGGCTGACGGCTCGGCCGCTCGGACGCGAGCCATAAGAGGGCCGCGAACACGCCGCGCCCGCGCGGCCGAGGACCCAGCAAAATAAGCACACTGTCGGTGCTGGTAGGTAGTGTTGAGGAACGAGCACGGACAATGCTCATGATCGGGATCGTGCTCACGATGGATCCCGGTCATGGTGAGGACAGAGGAGGTCGGCTGCCATGGCACAAGAGCAGACCAAGCGCGCCGGGGGTGGCGACGAGGACGAGGGCCCGGACGGTGTGGATGCCGCCGGTCAGGAGCGCCGCGAGAAGCTGGCGGAGGAAACCGACGACCTGCTCGACGAGATCGATGATGTGCTCGAGGAGAACGCCGAGGACTTCGTCCGCGCGTACGTGCAGAAAGGTGGCCAGTGACAGTCGGTGACCCCTCGCGTCTCCACCTGGGGTACGCCCTCTCTTCCTTCTCCGACTATCTCCGTATGCATGCTCCGGATTTGTTGCCTGTCAACAGGTTCGGACAGAGTGCCGCCGGAATCTCCGGCGGCACTTCCGCGAAGGAGATCGCTCCGCACGGCACCACCATCGTCGCGGTGAGTTACCGCGGTGGTGTGCTGATCGCGGGCGACCGGCGTGCCACGCAGGGGAACCTGCTGGCCAGCCGGGATATCGAGAAGGTCTACATCACGGACAGCTATTCCGCGGCCGGCATCGCTGGCACCGCGGGCATGGCGGTGGAGATGGTGCGGATCTTCGCGGTGGAGCTGGAGCACTACGAGAAGCTCGAGGGCGTGCCGCTGACCTTCGACGGCAAGGCCAACAAGCTGTCGAAGATGGTGCGGGAGAATCTGCCCGCGGCCCTGCAGGGTCTGGCGGTGGTGCCGATGCTGGTCGGTTACGACCTGAACGCCACCGATCCGGACAAGGCGGGCCGCATCGTGTCGTTCGATGTGGTGGGTGGACGCAGCGAGGAGCGATTCGGGTACGCCGCGGTCGGTTCCGGCTCGGTGTTCGCCAAGTCCGCGCTGAAGAAGTTGTACGCCAAGGGAATCGATCAGGAGCGCGCGCTGCGCATCGCTGTCGAGTCGCTGTTCGACGCGGCCGACGACGACACCGCGACGGGCGGCCCGGATCTGGTGCGTGGCATCTTCCCGACGGCGATCGTGATCGATGAGGAGGGTGCGGTCGAGGTGACCGAGTCGCGGCTCGAGGAGATCGCGCGCGGCATCGTCGCCGACCGTGCGGCCGCCGAAGAAGGGAGCGCCTGATCATGACGTTGCCGTACTACGCGTCGGCCGAGCAGATCATGCGCGACAAGACCGAGCTCGCGCGCAAGGGCATCGGTCGGGGGCGCAGCGTCGTGGTGCTGACGTACGAGAAGGGTGTGCTGTTCGTCGCGGAGAACCCGTCCACGACGCTGCACAAGGTGAGTGAGCTGTACGACCGGATCGGGTTCGCCGCGGTCGGCAAGTACAACGAGTTCGAGAATCTGCGCAGGGGCGGCATCCTGCAGGCCGACATTCGCGGGTATCAGTACGACCGCCGCGACGTCACCGGCCGTGCATTGGCCAATGCCTACGCGCAGGCCCTCGGCACGATCTTCACCGATCAGCTGAAGCCGTACGAGGTGGAGATCTGTGTGGCGGAGGTGGGCTATCCGGAACAGGCGCCGCAGTC
Above is a genomic segment from Nocardia sputorum containing:
- the prcB gene encoding proteasome subunit beta, encoding MTVGDPSRLHLGYALSSFSDYLRMHAPDLLPVNRFGQSAAGISGGTSAKEIAPHGTTIVAVSYRGGVLIAGDRRATQGNLLASRDIEKVYITDSYSAAGIAGTAGMAVEMVRIFAVELEHYEKLEGVPLTFDGKANKLSKMVRENLPAALQGLAVVPMLVGYDLNATDPDKAGRIVSFDVVGGRSEERFGYAAVGSGSVFAKSALKKLYAKGIDQERALRIAVESLFDAADDDTATGGPDLVRGIFPTAIVIDEEGAVEVTESRLEEIARGIVADRAAAEEGSA
- a CDS encoding ubiquitin-like protein Pup — its product is MAQEQTKRAGGGDEDEGPDGVDAAGQERREKLAEETDDLLDEIDDVLEENAEDFVRAYVQKGGQ
- the prcA gene encoding proteasome subunit alpha, whose translation is MTLPYYASAEQIMRDKTELARKGIGRGRSVVVLTYEKGVLFVAENPSTTLHKVSELYDRIGFAAVGKYNEFENLRRGGILQADIRGYQYDRRDVTGRALANAYAQALGTIFTDQLKPYEVEICVAEVGYPEQAPQSVLYRITFDGSIVDEREFVVMGGTTEPIVTALKSSYQPGLDLASAVGVAVRALQAGVPEGTEKEKRVLGVSSLEVATLEQARPRRAFRRVTNAVLERLLNPAQPDGASAAQESGAEAEEPSAKDTPPSE